One genomic segment of Hordeum vulgare subsp. vulgare chromosome 2H, MorexV3_pseudomolecules_assembly, whole genome shotgun sequence includes these proteins:
- the LOC123425979 gene encoding TIR-only protein-like, whose translation MASTGVSRRSSIMASRLSASAEAVRASEGRKKQQAVVARRVEYDEESLAGEPQYDVFINHRGADTKRTVARLLYDRLAQGGIRGFLDNMSMRPGDRLRDTIRAGIRECSIAVAIFSPSYCDSEYCLWELAMLVESRKTIIPIFYNIKPSDLVLPEAVAASEGYLPEDVERYKYALREAKNTVGLTYDSATGDMAELVSAAADAVLYNIEKMERVQRRETIVSRL comes from the exons ATGGCCTCAACCGGAGTTTCGCGTAGGTCGTCCATCATGGCGTCCCGGCTGAGCGCGTCGGCGGAGGCCGTGCGCGCCAGCGAGGGGAGGAAGAAGCAACAGGCCGTGGTGGCGCGACGGGTGGAGTACGACGAGGAGTCTCTGGCCGGGGAACCCCAGTACGACGTGTTCATCAACCATCGCGGCGCCGACACCAAGCGCACGGTGGCGCGCCTGCTCTACGACCGCCTCGCGCAGGGCGGCATCCGCGGCTTCCTGGACAACATGTCGATGCGGCCGGGTGACCGGCTCAGGGACACCATCAGGGCTGGGATCCGCGAATGCAGCATCGCCGTCGCCATCTTCTCCCCGAGCTACTGCGACTCGGAGTACTGCCTCTGGGAGCTCGCCATGCTCGTGGAGTCACGCAAGACCATCATCCCCATCTTCTACAACATCAAGCCCTCCGACCTCGTGCTCCCCGAGGCCGTCGCCGCCTCCGAAGGCTACCTCCCAGAAGACGTCGAGCGCTACAAGTACGCGCTCCGCGAGGCCAAGAACACCGTCGGCCTCACCTACGACTCGGCCACAGG GGACATGGCCGAGCTGGTGTCAGCGGCAGCCGACGCGGTGCTGTACAACATAGAAAAAATGGAGAGAGTGCAGAGGAGGGAAACGATCGTTTCAAGGCTCTAA